A single genomic interval of Helianthus annuus cultivar XRQ/B chromosome 13, HanXRQr2.0-SUNRISE, whole genome shotgun sequence harbors:
- the LOC110926790 gene encoding protein FAR1-RELATED SEQUENCE 5-like: MADPEIDNLNSDQNIGDNIFVTTMDHPESVASNVYETPNGTRYWTPIVPHGVKPFLKARFTTIEQAVAMYDEYAQLAGFGTRLGTSKKVKIGNEVITTRRYVLCSRAPVNKHKHKETNPDDIDSTSPSRRSNVKVTDCKACVKFRRIKKSTDYEIYGFVEQHNHGFTSPENLDLSLKQRKLDFSTQEFIAKCRNANLGPTKSHKVHVAIKGGHHNVHSTIVDYKNCGRDIRDFIGDRDAQMIIDKFKARSENKVNYTFDTHIDDMELHLIFWCDGVSKLNYEAFGDVLPFDATYHTNMYDMIFVPFTGVDHHKKCTIFGAGLLHNETIESYTWLLQKFLQAHNGKQPLLILTDQDCAMKQAVANVFDKSIHKLCMWHIIQKFPAKIKGNDKRNAEIKKKFHKLEWNVYIKPETFEKRWHLLIAEYGLEEHSWLTEMYSIREQWIPGYFREIPMCTLMKTTSRCESANHLFKSNSSPHNTLVTFNKEDLSVTCKCMGFTRNGYLCRHVFCVLGHHNVHKIPTQYIHPRWRRDAIPSSVYSLENRLSIEQSSSGRLWRNILDNLEMCRDRVRGKIDKLEELDAQVQALKDKIFAEVPYDPEVNKKVVVYQEILLHAIPEELSCTAPKKIRNKGCGKHKRPVGSKEIAIKKLKKKREENVVFVGNG, encoded by the exons ATGGCCGACCCAGAAATCGACAATCTCAATTCTGACCAAAACATTGGCGATAATATATTCGTTACAACAATGGATCATCCAG AGTCGGTTGCTAGCAATGTTTACGAAACGCCAAATGGGACTAGGTACTGGACACCCATTGTCCCCCATGGAGTCAAACCTTTTTTGAAAGCTAGATTTACTACGATTGAACAAGCAGTTGCAATGTACGATGAGTACGCACAACTTGCAGGATTTGGAACCCGTTTGGGTACTTCGAAAAAAGTAAAAATAGGCAACGAGGTAATTACGACTCGGCGATACGTTTTATGCTCTAGGGCGCCAGtgaataaacataaacataaagaaACTAACCCTGATGATATTGACTCAACTTCACCATCGCGTCGTTCCAATGTTAAAGTTACAGATTGTAAGGCATGTGTGAAGTTTCGTCGTATAAAAAAGTCAACTGATTATGAAATCTATGGTTTTGTTGAACAACACAACCATGGGTTTACCTCTCCCGAGAATCTTGACTTATCACTAAAGCAAAGAAAGCTTGATTTTTCTACACAAGAGTTCATAGCAAAGTGCCGCAATGCTAATCTTGGCCCTACCAAATCCCACAAGGTACATGTTGCAATAAAAGGTGGTCACCATAATGTTCACAGTACCATTGTGGACTACAAAAATTGTGGCCGTGACATTCGAGATTTTATTGGCGATAGAGACGCGCAAATGATAATTGACAAGTTCAAAGCTCGAAGCGAAAATAAAGTTAATTACACTTTCGATACCCATATTGATGATATGGaacttcatttaattttttggTGTGATGGCGTTTCTAAACTAAACTACGAAGCGTTCGGTGATGTTTTGCCGTTCGACGCAACGTATCATACAAATAT GTACGATATGATTTTTGTGCCTTTCACGGGAGTTGACCATCATAAAAAGTGCACAATATTTGGGGCTGGGTTGTTACATAATGAGACTATTGAATCATACACATGGCTACTCCAAAAATTTCTTCAAGCACACAATGGAAAACAACCACTCTTGATATTAACTGATCAGGATTGTGCTATGAAACAAGCTGTCGCCAACGTATTTGACAAGTCCATCCACAAACTATGTATGTGGCACATTATTCAAAAGTTTCCAGCAAAG ATCAAGGGTAACGACAAAAGGAACGCGGAAATCAAGAAAAAATTCCACAAACTTGAATGGAATGTTTACATCAAACCAGAAACCTTTGAAAAGAGATGGCATTTACTTATTGCTGAGTACGGTTTGGAAGAGCATTCTTGGTTGACTGAGATGTATTCGATTCGTGAACAGTGGATCCCAGGATATTTTCGTGAAATACCTATGTGTACGTTAATGAAGACCACTTCTAGGTGCGAAAGCGCTAACCATTTGTTCAAATCAAACTCTAGTCCACACAATACGTTG GTCACGTTTAACAAAGAAGATCTATCAGTTACCTGCAAGTGTATGGGTTTCACCCGAAATGGATATCTATGTCGTCATGTGTTCTGCGTACTTGGCCATCATAACGTACATAAGATTCCAACACAATATATTCACCCAAGATGGAGGAGAGATGCTATTCCTAGCAGTGTGTATAGCCTTGAGAACAGGTTATCTATTGAACAAAGCAGTAGCGGAAGATTATGGCGCAACATATTAGATAATTTGGAAATGTGTAGAGACAGAGTGAGAGGCAAGATTGATAAATTAGAGGAACTCGATGCTCAAGTACAGGCATTAAAAGATAAGATCTTTGCAGAAGTTCCATATGATCCGGAAGTTAATAAGAAGGTTGTCGTCTACCAAGAAATTCTTTTGCATGCCATACCAGAGGAGCTCTCGTGTACTGCACCGAAGAAAATCCGTAACAAAGGCTGTGGAAAGCATAAACGACCGGTTGGCTCAAAGGAAATAGCaataaagaaattaaaaaaaaaaagagaagaaaatGTAGTGTTTGTGGGAAACGGGTAA